The following are encoded in a window of Streptomyces sp. Go-475 genomic DNA:
- a CDS encoding adenylate/guanylate cyclase domain-containing protein, with the protein MTVDDSGSGTDAQGADPGEDPLALRLEQLILGAERRYTPFQAARSAGVSMELASRFWRAMGFADIGQAKALTEADVLALRRLAGLVEAGLLSEAMAVQVARSTGQTTARLAEWQIDSFLEGLTEPPEPGMTRTEVTYPIVELLLPELEEFLVYVWRRQLAASAGRVVQAADDEEMVDRRLAVGFADLVGFTRLTRRMEEEELGELVEAFETTAADLVAANGGRLIKTLGDEVLYAADDAGTAAEIALRLIETMAHDETMPELRVGMAFGTVTTRMGDVFGTTVNLASRLTSIAPKDAVLVDTAFAEELIRTQDAPASEAEAAEEAAAAEKEGEDPPVYRFALQPMWQRPVRGLGVVEPWLLTRRDGRS; encoded by the coding sequence GTGACCGTCGACGACTCGGGCTCCGGCACGGACGCGCAGGGCGCCGACCCCGGCGAGGATCCGCTCGCCCTGCGGCTGGAACAGCTCATCCTGGGCGCCGAGCGCCGCTACACCCCGTTCCAGGCGGCCCGCAGCGCCGGCGTCTCCATGGAACTCGCCTCCCGCTTCTGGCGGGCGATGGGCTTCGCCGACATCGGGCAGGCCAAGGCCCTCACGGAGGCGGACGTCCTCGCCCTGCGGCGCCTGGCCGGTCTCGTCGAGGCCGGGCTGCTGAGCGAGGCGATGGCCGTCCAGGTGGCCCGGTCCACCGGGCAGACCACCGCGCGGCTCGCCGAGTGGCAGATCGACTCCTTCCTCGAGGGCCTGACCGAGCCGCCGGAACCGGGCATGACCCGCACCGAGGTCACGTACCCGATCGTCGAGCTGCTCCTGCCCGAGCTGGAGGAGTTCCTGGTCTACGTCTGGCGCCGCCAGCTCGCGGCCTCGGCCGGACGGGTCGTGCAGGCCGCCGACGACGAGGAGATGGTCGACCGGCGGCTGGCCGTCGGCTTCGCCGACCTGGTCGGGTTCACGCGGCTGACCCGGCGGATGGAGGAGGAGGAGCTCGGCGAGCTGGTCGAGGCCTTCGAGACCACGGCCGCCGACCTGGTGGCCGCGAACGGCGGACGGCTGATCAAGACCCTCGGCGACGAGGTGCTGTACGCCGCCGACGACGCCGGCACGGCCGCCGAGATCGCCCTGCGGCTGATCGAGACCATGGCGCACGACGAGACGATGCCGGAGCTGCGCGTCGGCATGGCGTTCGGCACGGTGACCACCCGTATGGGTGATGTCTTCGGTACGACCGTGAACCTGGCCTCCCGGCTCACCTCGATAGCTCCGAAGGACGCCGTCCTCGTCGACACGGCCTTCGCCGAGGAGCTGATCCGCACGCAGGACGCCCCGGCCTCGGAGGCGGAGGCGGCCGAGGAGGCCGCGGCGGCGGAGAAGGAGGGCGAGGACCCGCCCGTGTACCGGTTCGCGCTGCAGCCGATGTGGCAGCGGCCCGTGCGTGGGCTCGGCGTCGTGGAGCCGTGGCTGCTCACGCGGCGGGACGGGCGGTCGTAA
- a CDS encoding nucleoside triphosphate pyrophosphatase, translating into MTDQPRRRLVLASQSPARLGLLRQAGLDPEVIVSGVDEDAVTAPTPAELALALAEAKASVVAARPEVKGAIVIGCDSVLDLDGQALGKPADAEEATARWKAMRGRAGTLQTGHCVYDTLSGRYVSATASTIVHFGEPTDEEIAAYVASGEPLYVAGAFTLDGRSAPFIDGIDGDHGNVIGISLPLVRRLLAQLGIGITELWAPAEK; encoded by the coding sequence ATGACAGATCAGCCGCGCCGCCGACTCGTCCTCGCCTCCCAGTCCCCCGCCCGGCTCGGCCTGCTCCGCCAGGCCGGCCTCGACCCCGAGGTGATCGTGAGCGGCGTCGACGAGGACGCCGTCACCGCCCCCACCCCCGCCGAGCTGGCGCTCGCCCTCGCCGAGGCGAAGGCCTCCGTCGTGGCGGCCCGGCCGGAGGTCAAGGGCGCCATCGTGATCGGCTGCGACTCGGTGCTCGACCTGGACGGCCAGGCCCTCGGCAAGCCCGCGGACGCCGAGGAGGCCACCGCCCGCTGGAAGGCGATGCGCGGCCGGGCCGGCACCCTCCAGACGGGCCACTGCGTCTACGACACGCTCAGCGGCCGCTACGTCTCCGCCACCGCGTCCACGATCGTCCACTTCGGTGAACCCACCGACGAGGAGATCGCCGCCTACGTCGCCTCCGGCGAACCCCTCTACGTCGCCGGCGCGTTCACCCTGGACGGCCGCTCGGCCCCGTTCATCGACGGCATCGACGGCGACCACGGCAACGTCATCGGCATCAGCCTGCCCCTCGTCCGCCGGCTGCTCGCCCAACTGGGCATCGGCATCACGGAGTTGTGGGCGCCGGCGGAGAAGTGA
- a CDS encoding DeoR/GlpR family DNA-binding transcription regulator: protein MFAAERRQLILEMVRANGAVSLRELARVVQTSEVTVRRDVRALEAEGLLDRRHGGAVLPGGFTRESGFPQKSHLATAEKTAIADLAANLVEEGEAIVVGAGTTTQELARRLARVPGLTVVTNSLLVAQALAHANRVEVVMTGGTLRGSNYALVGSGAEQSLHGLRVSRAFLSGSGLTAERGLSTSNMLSASVDRALVQAAAEVVVLADHTKLGTDTMFQTVPTDLITRLVTDEPPAHDDRAATELQALADQGVQIAVAGGQGGSAGSSGPGGDAVPARQQRRDVPLPGPRRQVPGGGGGLRSTSMLGEQGPGAERARVADLRRR, encoded by the coding sequence GTGTTCGCTGCAGAACGTCGCCAATTGATCCTCGAAATGGTGCGAGCGAACGGGGCCGTGTCGCTCCGTGAGCTCGCCCGCGTCGTCCAGACCTCCGAAGTGACCGTACGGCGGGACGTGCGCGCGCTGGAGGCAGAAGGACTCCTCGACCGCCGGCACGGCGGTGCGGTACTGCCGGGCGGTTTCACGCGGGAGTCCGGCTTTCCGCAGAAGTCTCATCTCGCGACCGCCGAGAAGACCGCCATCGCCGACCTCGCCGCGAATCTCGTGGAAGAGGGAGAGGCGATCGTGGTCGGGGCGGGTACGACGACCCAGGAGCTGGCCCGCCGGCTCGCCCGGGTGCCCGGCCTGACCGTCGTCACCAACTCACTGCTGGTGGCGCAGGCGCTGGCCCACGCCAACCGGGTCGAGGTCGTGATGACCGGCGGTACGCTCCGCGGTTCGAACTACGCCCTCGTCGGCAGCGGTGCCGAGCAGTCCCTGCACGGGCTGCGGGTGTCCCGGGCGTTCCTGTCCGGGAGCGGGCTGACCGCCGAGCGGGGGCTGTCCACGTCCAACATGCTGTCGGCGTCGGTCGACCGGGCGTTGGTGCAGGCCGCCGCGGAGGTGGTGGTCCTCGCGGACCACACCAAGCTCGGGACGGACACGATGTTCCAGACCGTGCCGACGGATCTCATCACGCGCCTCGTGACGGACGAGCCGCCCGCGCACGACGACCGTGCGGCCACGGAGCTCCAGGCACTCGCCGACCAGGGCGTGCAGATCGCCGTGGCCGGGGGGCAGGGGGGTTCCGCGGGGTCTTCGGGCCCCGGGGGTGATGCCGTCCCGGCGCGACAGCAGCGTCGGGATGTGCCGTTGCCCGGGCCTCGGCGGCAGGTGCCGGGGGGTGGGGGCGGGTTGCGGTCCACCTCGATGCTGGGGGAACAGGGGCCGGGGGCTGAGCGGGCTCGGGTGGCGGATCTGCGGCGGCGGTGA
- a CDS encoding acyl-CoA carboxylase epsilon subunit — translation MTIKVVRGNPTPEELAAALAVVRARAAAAAATPPGAPTPRDSWSDPSRIATHRLPQPGPTAWGRTYWPA, via the coding sequence ATGACGATCAAGGTCGTACGGGGCAACCCGACCCCCGAGGAGCTGGCCGCCGCCCTGGCGGTGGTCAGGGCGCGCGCCGCGGCGGCAGCGGCGACGCCGCCCGGCGCGCCGACCCCTCGCGACTCCTGGTCCGACCCGTCCCGCATCGCAACCCACCGCCTGCCCCAGCCGGGCCCGACGGCATGGGGCCGCACCTACTGGCCGGCCTAA
- a CDS encoding biotin--[acetyl-CoA-carboxylase] ligase translates to MTPRDASEPNGSRWSDLDRPPLNVTALRRGLVREGGLWSEVEVVQRTGSTNSDLVARAAEGKAVEGAVLVAEEQTAGRGRLDRQWTAPPRSGLFFSVLLTPGEVPVARWGWLPLLTGVAVATGLARAAGVDTALKWPNDLLVTVGGEERKAGGILAERAGDDGVVIGVGINVSLKADELPVPTAGSLGLAGAVSTDRDPLLRGVLRSLEEWYGKWRAAGGDPGVSGLQEAYAAGCATLGRVVRAELPGDRAVVGEAVAVDGDGRLVLATGEGVQEPVGAGDIVHLRPA, encoded by the coding sequence ATGACGCCGCGAGATGCATCAGAGCCGAACGGAAGCCGCTGGTCCGACCTGGACCGGCCGCCCCTCAACGTCACCGCCCTGCGCCGGGGACTGGTGCGGGAGGGAGGGCTGTGGTCGGAGGTGGAGGTGGTCCAGCGCACCGGCTCCACCAACTCCGATCTGGTGGCCCGGGCGGCCGAGGGCAAGGCCGTCGAGGGAGCGGTGCTCGTCGCCGAGGAGCAGACGGCCGGGCGGGGGCGCCTCGACCGGCAGTGGACCGCGCCGCCGCGCTCCGGCCTCTTCTTCTCCGTGCTGCTCACGCCGGGTGAGGTGCCGGTGGCGCGGTGGGGGTGGCTGCCGCTGCTCACGGGTGTCGCGGTGGCGACGGGGCTGGCGCGTGCGGCGGGTGTCGACACGGCGCTGAAGTGGCCGAACGACCTGCTGGTCACCGTGGGGGGAGAGGAACGCAAGGCCGGGGGGATCCTCGCCGAGCGGGCCGGTGACGACGGGGTCGTGATCGGGGTCGGCATCAACGTCTCGCTCAAGGCGGACGAGCTGCCCGTGCCGACGGCGGGGTCGCTGGGGCTGGCCGGGGCCGTGAGCACGGACCGGGATCCGTTGCTGCGGGGTGTGCTGCGTTCTCTGGAGGAGTGGTACGGGAAGTGGCGTGCGGCGGGGGGTGACCCGGGGGTGAGCGGGTTGCAGGAGGCGTATGCGGCGGGGTGCGCGACGCTCGGGAGGGTGGTGCGGGCGGAGCTGCCGGGGGATCGGGCGGTCGTGGGGGAGGCCGTTGCGGTGGACGGGGACGGGCGGTTGGTGCTGGCCACGGGCGAGGGGGTGCAGGAGCCGGTCGGGGCGGGGGACATCGTTCACTTGCGGCCCGCTTGA
- a CDS encoding sensor domain-containing diguanylate cyclase encodes MGEDRRLAAVVALAQGMAAAHGSREAWRAAAAGACRALGGSFAALSVWERELGRLKVLVNVGELAEGEEEFPEDEAYPVHQFAEITEFLHEQWAGGGEPDAWVETAEGPAAGQPGYCHQRVAALRRRGRGCCVVAPIVLHGRAWGELYVARPAGEPVFERADADFATVLASVVAAGIAQTERLEEARRLAYTDALTGLANRRAVDVRLEQAIERHRRDGAVVSLVVCDLNGLKRVNDTHGHAVGDRLLERFGSVLSLCGAMLPGALAARLGGDEFCLLAVGPPADQVVKAAGELCRRAAELELGDGVACGVASTEDPIGPVRSARRLFRLADAAQYRAKAERAARPVVAGRAGPDDPVVRLADEPSQEADGERRRFRGRHAP; translated from the coding sequence ATGGGTGAGGACAGACGGCTCGCGGCCGTCGTCGCGTTGGCTCAGGGGATGGCGGCGGCGCACGGGTCGCGTGAGGCGTGGCGGGCCGCGGCTGCCGGGGCCTGCCGGGCGCTGGGCGGGAGCTTCGCCGCGCTGTCGGTGTGGGAGCGGGAGCTCGGGCGGCTGAAGGTCCTCGTGAACGTCGGCGAGCTGGCCGAGGGGGAGGAGGAGTTCCCCGAGGACGAGGCCTATCCGGTGCACCAGTTCGCGGAGATCACCGAGTTCCTGCACGAGCAGTGGGCCGGTGGCGGGGAGCCGGACGCGTGGGTGGAGACCGCCGAGGGGCCCGCCGCCGGGCAGCCCGGCTACTGCCACCAGCGTGTCGCCGCCCTGCGCCGCCGGGGCCGCGGCTGCTGCGTGGTCGCGCCGATCGTGCTGCACGGCAGGGCCTGGGGCGAGCTGTACGTGGCCAGGCCGGCCGGTGAACCCGTCTTCGAGCGGGCCGACGCCGACTTCGCCACCGTCCTCGCCTCCGTCGTGGCCGCCGGCATCGCCCAGACCGAGCGGCTGGAGGAGGCCCGCCGCCTCGCGTACACCGACGCCCTCACCGGGCTCGCCAACCGCCGTGCCGTGGACGTCCGCCTGGAGCAGGCGATCGAGCGGCACCGCAGGGACGGAGCCGTCGTCAGTCTGGTCGTCTGCGATCTCAACGGGCTCAAGCGGGTCAACGACACCCACGGGCACGCCGTCGGCGACCGGCTCCTGGAGCGTTTCGGCTCGGTGCTGTCGCTGTGCGGGGCCATGCTGCCGGGGGCCCTGGCCGCCCGGCTCGGCGGGGACGAGTTCTGTCTGCTCGCCGTCGGGCCGCCCGCCGACCAGGTCGTGAAGGCGGCTGGCGAACTGTGCCGCCGGGCCGCCGAGTTGGAGCTCGGGGACGGTGTGGCCTGCGGTGTCGCGTCCACCGAGGATCCGATCGGGCCCGTGCGCTCCGCCCGCCGGCTGTTCCGGCTCGCCGATGCCGCCCAGTACCGGGCCAAGGCCGAGCGGGCGGCCCGGCCGGTGGTGGCCGGCCGGGCCGGGCCCGACGATCCCGTGGTGCGGCTCGCGGACGAGCCGTCCCAGGAGGCCGACGGCGAGCGGCGGCGGTTCCGCGGCCGGCACGCGCCCTGA
- a CDS encoding acyl-CoA carboxylase subunit beta: MSEPEEQQQPDIHTTAGKLADLKRRIDEATHAGSARAVEKQHAKGKLTARERIELLLDEGSFVELDEFARHRSTHFGLDKNRPYGDGVVTGYGTVDGRPVAVFSQDFTVFGGALGEVYGQKIVKVMDFALKTGCPVIGINDSGGARIQEGVASLGAYGEIFRRNTHASGVIPQISLVVGPCAGGAVYSPAITDFTVMVDQTSHMFITGPDVIKTVTGEDVGFEELGGARTHNATSGVAHHMAGDEKDAIEYIKQLLSYLPSNNLSEPPAFPEEADLEVTDEDRELDTIVPDSANQPYDMHAVIEHVLDDAEFFETQPLYAPNIVTGFGRVEGRPVGIVANQPMQFAGCLDIKASEKAARFVRTCDAFNVPVLTFVDVPGFLPGVDQEHDGIIRRGAKLIYAYAEATVPLITVITRKAFGGAYDVMGSKHLGADLNLAWPTAQIAVMGAQGAVNILHRRTLAEAEAAGEDLEAVRARLIQEYEDTLLNPYVAAERGYVDAVILPSDTRRHVVRGLRQLRTKRESLPPKKHGNIPL, from the coding sequence ATGTCCGAGCCGGAAGAGCAGCAGCAGCCTGACATTCACACGACCGCGGGCAAACTCGCGGATCTCAAGCGCCGCATCGATGAGGCGACGCACGCCGGCTCCGCACGCGCCGTCGAGAAGCAGCACGCCAAGGGCAAGCTGACGGCCCGTGAGCGGATCGAGCTCCTGCTCGACGAGGGCTCGTTCGTCGAGCTCGACGAGTTCGCCCGGCACCGCTCCACCCACTTCGGCCTCGACAAGAACCGCCCCTACGGCGACGGCGTCGTCACCGGGTACGGCACCGTCGACGGCCGCCCGGTCGCCGTGTTCTCGCAGGACTTCACCGTCTTCGGCGGCGCGCTGGGCGAGGTCTACGGGCAGAAGATCGTCAAGGTCATGGACTTCGCGCTGAAGACCGGCTGCCCGGTCATCGGCATCAACGACTCCGGCGGCGCCCGCATCCAGGAGGGCGTGGCCTCCCTCGGCGCCTACGGCGAGATCTTCCGCCGCAACACCCACGCCTCCGGCGTCATCCCGCAGATCAGCCTGGTCGTCGGGCCGTGCGCGGGCGGCGCGGTCTACTCCCCGGCCATCACCGACTTCACGGTCATGGTCGACCAGACCTCGCACATGTTCATCACCGGCCCCGACGTCATCAAGACCGTCACCGGCGAGGACGTCGGCTTCGAGGAGCTGGGCGGCGCCCGCACCCACAACGCGACCTCCGGCGTGGCCCACCACATGGCGGGCGACGAGAAGGACGCGATCGAGTACATCAAGCAACTGCTGTCGTACCTGCCGTCCAACAACCTCTCCGAGCCGCCGGCCTTCCCCGAGGAGGCCGACCTGGAGGTCACGGACGAGGACCGCGAGCTGGACACGATCGTCCCGGACAGCGCGAACCAGCCGTACGACATGCACGCGGTGATCGAGCACGTCCTGGACGACGCCGAGTTCTTCGAGACGCAGCCGCTGTACGCGCCGAACATCGTCACCGGCTTCGGCCGGGTCGAGGGCCGGCCGGTCGGCATCGTCGCCAACCAGCCGATGCAGTTCGCCGGCTGCCTGGACATCAAGGCCAGCGAGAAGGCGGCCCGCTTCGTGCGGACCTGCGACGCCTTCAACGTGCCGGTGCTCACCTTCGTCGACGTCCCCGGCTTCCTGCCCGGCGTCGACCAGGAGCACGACGGCATCATCCGCCGCGGCGCCAAGCTGATCTACGCCTACGCCGAGGCGACCGTCCCGCTCATCACGGTCATCACCCGCAAGGCCTTCGGCGGCGCCTACGACGTCATGGGCTCCAAGCACCTCGGCGCGGACCTCAACCTGGCCTGGCCCACCGCCCAGATCGCCGTCATGGGCGCCCAGGGCGCGGTCAACATCCTGCACCGCCGCACCCTGGCCGAGGCCGAGGCCGCCGGGGAGGACCTGGAGGCGGTCCGGGCCCGGCTGATCCAGGAGTACGAGGACACCCTGCTCAACCCCTACGTCGCGGCCGAGCGCGGCTACGTCGACGCGGTGATCCTGCCGTCCGACACCCGCCGGCACGTCGTGCGGGGCCTGCGTCAACTGCGCACGAAGCGGGAATCCCTGCCTCCGAAGAAGCACGGCAACATCCCCCTCTAA
- a CDS encoding enoyl-CoA hydratase-related protein, whose translation MSEERFGEFVLVRRHEQGHVAELVLDRPKAMNAVSTEMARCVAGACAALGEDRDVRVVVLTSTHERAFCVGADLKERNSFSDAELLRQRPVTRGAYTGVLELPVPTVAAVHGFALGGGFELALACDVIVADRTAVVGLPEVSVGVIPGGGGTQLLPRRVGAARAAELIFSARRVEAVEAGELGLVDQVVEAGRDREEALALAARIAGNSPVGLRAAKRALRLGQGLDLRAGLEVEDAAWRAVAFSGDRAEGVAAFNEKRRPEWPGE comes from the coding sequence ATGAGTGAGGAACGGTTCGGGGAGTTCGTGCTGGTGCGGCGGCATGAGCAGGGGCATGTCGCGGAGCTCGTCCTCGACCGGCCCAAGGCCATGAACGCCGTGTCGACGGAGATGGCGCGGTGTGTGGCCGGGGCGTGCGCGGCGCTGGGGGAGGACCGGGACGTACGGGTGGTGGTGCTGACCTCGACGCATGAGCGGGCGTTCTGCGTCGGGGCCGATCTGAAGGAGCGCAACTCGTTCAGCGACGCGGAGCTGCTGCGGCAGCGGCCGGTGACGCGGGGGGCGTACACCGGGGTGCTGGAGCTGCCGGTGCCGACGGTGGCGGCGGTGCACGGGTTCGCGCTGGGCGGCGGGTTCGAGCTGGCGCTGGCCTGTGACGTGATCGTGGCGGACCGTACGGCGGTGGTGGGCCTGCCGGAGGTGTCGGTGGGGGTGATCCCCGGGGGTGGCGGTACGCAGTTGCTGCCGCGGCGGGTGGGAGCGGCCCGGGCCGCTGAGCTGATCTTCTCGGCGCGGCGGGTGGAGGCCGTGGAGGCGGGCGAGTTGGGGCTGGTCGACCAGGTGGTGGAGGCCGGGCGGGACCGGGAGGAGGCGTTGGCGCTGGCGGCGCGGATCGCCGGGAACTCGCCGGTGGGGTTGCGGGCGGCGAAGCGGGCGTTGCGGCTCGGGCAGGGGCTGGATCTGCGGGCCGGGCTGGAGGTGGAGGACGCGGCGTGGCGGGCGGTGGCGTTCTCCGGGGACCGGGCGGAGGGGGTTGCGGCGTTCAACGAGAAGCGGAGGCCGGAGTGGCCGGGCGAGTGA
- a CDS encoding biotin carboxylase N-terminal domain-containing protein, translated as MRKVLIANRGEIAVRVARACRDAGIASVAVYADPDRDALHVRAADEAFALGGDTPGTSYLDIEKVLKAARESGADAIHPGYGFLSENADFAQAVLDAGLIWIGPPPQAIRDLGDKVAARHIAQRAGAPLVAGTPDPVSGAEEVVAFAEEHGLPIAIKAAFGGGGRGLKVARTLEEVPELYDSAVREAVAAFGRGECFVERYLDKPRHVETQCLADTHGNVVVVSTRDCSLQRRHQKLVEEAPAPFLSEQQVAELYRASKAILKEAGYVGAGTVEFLVGLDGTISFLEVNTRLQVEHPVTEEVAGIDLVREMFRIADGEELGYDDPVLRGHSFEFRINGEDPGRNFLPAPGTVTTFAPPSGPGVRLDAGVESGSVIGPAWDSLLAKLIVTGRTRKEALERAARALEEFQVEGMATAIPFHRAVVKDPAFAPELTGSSDPFTVHTRWIETEFVNEIKPFAAPADAETDEEPGRETVVVEVGGKRLEVSLPSSLGMSLARTGLAAGAKPKRRAAKKSGPVASGDTLASPMQGTIVKVAVEEGQEVKEGDLVVVLEAMKMEQPLNAHKSGTIKALSAEIGASVTSGAVICEIKD; from the coding sequence GTGCGCAAGGTGCTCATCGCCAACCGTGGCGAAATCGCTGTCCGCGTGGCCCGGGCCTGCCGGGACGCCGGGATCGCGAGCGTGGCCGTCTACGCCGACCCGGACCGGGACGCTCTGCATGTCCGCGCCGCGGATGAGGCGTTCGCCCTGGGCGGTGACACCCCGGGCACCAGCTACCTCGACATCGAGAAGGTGCTGAAGGCCGCGCGGGAGTCGGGCGCGGACGCGATCCACCCCGGCTACGGCTTCCTCTCCGAGAACGCCGACTTCGCCCAGGCGGTCCTGGACGCGGGCCTGATCTGGATCGGCCCGCCCCCGCAGGCGATCCGCGACCTCGGTGACAAGGTCGCCGCCCGGCACATCGCGCAGCGCGCCGGCGCCCCGCTGGTGGCGGGCACGCCCGACCCGGTCTCGGGTGCGGAGGAGGTCGTCGCCTTCGCCGAGGAGCACGGGCTGCCGATCGCCATCAAGGCCGCCTTCGGCGGCGGCGGCCGCGGCCTGAAGGTCGCCCGCACCCTCGAGGAAGTCCCCGAGCTGTACGACTCGGCGGTCCGTGAGGCCGTCGCCGCGTTCGGCCGGGGCGAGTGCTTCGTCGAGCGCTACCTGGACAAGCCGCGCCACGTGGAGACGCAGTGCCTGGCCGACACCCACGGCAACGTCGTGGTCGTCTCCACCCGCGACTGCTCGCTGCAGCGCCGCCACCAGAAGCTGGTCGAGGAGGCGCCCGCACCGTTCCTGTCCGAGCAGCAGGTCGCCGAGCTGTACCGCGCGTCGAAGGCCATCCTGAAGGAGGCCGGCTACGTCGGCGCCGGCACGGTCGAGTTCCTCGTCGGCCTCGACGGCACGATCTCCTTCCTGGAGGTCAACACCCGCCTGCAGGTGGAGCACCCGGTCACCGAGGAGGTCGCCGGCATCGACCTGGTGCGCGAGATGTTCCGCATCGCCGACGGCGAGGAACTGGGCTACGACGACCCGGTCCTGCGCGGTCACTCCTTCGAGTTCCGCATCAACGGCGAGGACCCGGGCCGCAACTTCCTCCCGGCGCCCGGCACGGTCACCACGTTCGCCCCGCCGTCCGGCCCGGGCGTGCGCCTGGACGCGGGCGTGGAGTCCGGCAGCGTGATCGGCCCGGCGTGGGACTCGCTGCTGGCCAAGCTGATCGTCACCGGCCGCACCCGCAAGGAGGCCCTGGAGCGGGCCGCGCGGGCGCTGGAGGAGTTCCAGGTCGAGGGCATGGCCACGGCGATCCCGTTCCACCGCGCGGTGGTGAAGGACCCCGCCTTCGCGCCGGAGCTCACCGGCTCGTCCGACCCGTTCACGGTCCACACCCGGTGGATCGAGACGGAGTTCGTCAACGAGATCAAGCCGTTCGCCGCGCCGGCCGACGCCGAGACGGACGAGGAGCCGGGCCGCGAGACGGTCGTCGTCGAGGTCGGCGGCAAGCGGCTGGAGGTCTCCCTGCCGTCCTCGCTGGGCATGTCCCTGGCCCGTACGGGACTGGCGGCGGGCGCCAAGCCGAAGCGCCGCGCGGCGAAGAAGTCGGGCCCCGTCGCCTCCGGCGACACCCTCGCCTCCCCCATGCAGGGCACGATCGTCAAGGTCGCGGTCGAGGAGGGCCAGGAAGTCAAGGAAGGCGACCTGGTCGTCGTCCTGGAAGCCATGAAGATGGAACAGCCCCTCAACGCCCACAAGTCCGGCACGATCAAGGCCCTGTCCGCCGAGATCGGCGCGTCGGTGACCTCGGGCGCGGTGATCTGCGAGATCAAGGACTGA